The proteins below are encoded in one region of Cyanobacterium sp. T60_A2020_053:
- a CDS encoding DUF4079 domain-containing protein: MNLPSFLWLWKIAAWAMGFAMFFYIVLATSGGAFLILRQNRKPRPRWLTPLHWVVGIIMVLAILLLLSIGLIGTLGYYGSLGHSWHLPAGLLIVGLTLVSAYSALRLRQGKSWARALHIRVNIALFFAFLLVGLTGWGIVQKYL, encoded by the coding sequence ATGAATTTACCTTCTTTTCTCTGGTTATGGAAAATCGCCGCTTGGGCTATGGGTTTTGCGATGTTTTTTTATATTGTGTTGGCTACGTCGGGGGGCGCTTTTTTAATCTTGAGACAAAACAGAAAACCTCGCCCCCGTTGGTTAACTCCTTTACATTGGGTGGTGGGTATTATCATGGTACTGGCAATTTTACTTTTATTATCTATTGGCTTAATTGGTACTTTAGGCTATTACGGTAGTTTGGGGCATTCTTGGCATTTACCCGCCGGGTTGTTAATTGTAGGTTTAACGTTAGTTTCCGCTTACAGCGCCCTCCGCCTCAGACAAGGTAAATCTTGGGCGCGCGCCCTCCATATTCGGGTTAATATTGCTTTGTTTTTTGCTTTTCTTCTCGTGGGTTTAACTGGTTGGGGCATAGTGCAAAAGTATTTGTAA
- a CDS encoding pentapeptide repeat-containing protein: MANVIHLELITQHSTTWNNWRKENPTTIPDLSGADLTDANLNNLNLKGVNFKGANLSQANLAGANLSKANLSQANLTRVYANDADFSLGNLQDANLYGGYFSQADFSRACLSGVNLQEASCLEAYFISARLPYANLAKGNFNGAYFTEADLSHSNSIKASFIEADLTTTTVKGADFTNANLTGALVEDLQLDSLTVFDHVFCDSISFSAQTLVETPHQSPWTTESFKMLLNDKVVYGVDNQVQEKSLNHGRFEQGQNSLEQRLQSLVNSVSTNYHYAG; this comes from the coding sequence ATGGCTAACGTAATTCATTTAGAACTCATCACTCAACACTCTACCACTTGGAATAATTGGAGAAAAGAAAACCCTACGACTATCCCCGATTTAAGTGGTGCTGATTTAACGGATGCTAATTTAAATAATCTTAACCTTAAAGGGGTAAATTTTAAGGGTGCAAATCTTAGTCAAGCTAATTTAGCTGGGGCAAACTTATCAAAAGCGAATCTTAGTCAAGCTAATTTAACTAGGGTTTATGCCAATGATGCTGATTTTAGCTTAGGCAATTTACAGGATGCTAATTTATACGGCGGTTATTTTTCCCAAGCTGATTTCAGTCGTGCTTGTTTATCAGGGGTAAATCTTCAAGAAGCCAGTTGTTTAGAGGCTTATTTTATCAGCGCCCGTCTCCCTTATGCTAATTTAGCTAAAGGTAATTTTAATGGTGCTTATTTCACTGAAGCTGATTTATCCCACAGTAATTCAATTAAAGCGAGTTTCATCGAAGCTGATTTAACTACTACAACGGTGAAGGGCGCTGATTTTACCAATGCTAACCTCACAGGGGCGCTAGTAGAAGATTTGCAGTTAGACTCTTTAACAGTATTTGATCATGTTTTTTGTGATAGTATTTCCTTCTCTGCTCAAACTTTAGTAGAAACTCCCCATCAATCTCCTTGGACAACAGAAAGTTTTAAAATGTTGTTAAATGATAAAGTTGTTTACGGAGTTGATAATCAAGTTCAGGAAAAATCACTTAATCATGGTAGATTTGAACAAGGTCAAAACAGTTTAGAACAAAGATTACAGTCTTTAGTTAATAGTGTCAGCACTAATTATCATTACGCTGGATAG